One part of the Desulfobulbaceae bacterium genome encodes these proteins:
- a CDS encoding response regulator, which translates to MPWNEPITVLIAEDDYLISEEIKRVMTKTSRYTVVGEAFDGKEALAMTMTLNPDVVLMDIEMPEMNGLESARQIQKHRPTPIVVLTAHESQQFVDQACLQTGIGAYLTKPPNFSEIDRAIAIAIARHQDMVALRATNEALERKVKEVHALHGILPICCFCKRIRNDNNEWEQIETYIHHRSAASFSHSFCPECAKINYPEECRQIFPKDDD; encoded by the coding sequence ATGCCATGGAACGAACCGATTACCGTGTTGATTGCCGAAGACGACTACCTCATCAGTGAGGAGATCAAGCGGGTGATGACTAAAACCAGTCGCTATACAGTGGTGGGCGAGGCCTTTGATGGCAAAGAGGCGCTGGCTATGACCATGACCTTGAATCCTGATGTTGTGCTCATGGACATCGAGATGCCGGAGATGAATGGGTTGGAGTCCGCCCGCCAGATCCAGAAACATCGTCCGACCCCGATTGTGGTTCTCACCGCCCATGAATCACAACAGTTTGTCGATCAGGCCTGTCTACAGACCGGCATTGGCGCTTATCTGACCAAGCCGCCCAACTTTTCCGAAATTGATCGGGCCATTGCCATTGCCATTGCTCGGCATCAGGATATGGTTGCCCTTCGGGCCACTAACGAAGCGCTAGAGAGAAAGGTGAAAGAAGTCCATGCCTTGCATGGTATCTTGCCGATCTGCTGCTTCTGCAAACGTATCCGTAATGATAACAATGAGTGGGAGCAAATAGAGACCTATATCCATCATCGTTCCGCCGCTTCCTTTAGCCATAGTTTCTGCCCAGAATGCGCCAAGATAAATTATCCAGAAGAATGTAGACAGATTTTTCCTAAGGACGATGACTGA
- a CDS encoding response regulator has protein sequence MAEKTQPSMKEKGNILFVGGNSFVRDSFITLFEREGYDCKSVSMAKDALQLLKINRFTIVLIDTPLADMNGLDLCRRIHRLYPAKRQILFVDYQNRPTVREACEAGIVDWIEKPVSSSAVDRVIFRVKK, from the coding sequence ATGGCTGAAAAAACTCAACCTTCAATGAAAGAGAAAGGAAATATTCTTTTCGTTGGCGGCAACAGCTTTGTCAGGGATTCTTTTATTACTCTGTTTGAACGAGAAGGGTATGACTGTAAGTCCGTAAGTATGGCTAAAGATGCACTCCAACTGCTTAAGATTAATCGCTTCACCATAGTTTTGATTGATACCCCCTTGGCAGATATGAATGGGCTTGATCTGTGTCGTCGTATTCATCGCCTGTATCCTGCAAAGAGACAGATACTGTTTGTCGATTACCAGAACAGGCCGACAGTACGTGAGGCCTGTGAGGCAGGGATTGTAGACTGGATCGAGAAGCCGGTGAGCTCAAGCGCGGTTGATAGGGTTATCTTCAGAGTGAAAAAGTAA
- a CDS encoding PAS domain S-box protein, with translation MKMEQFVDWERVIQSISDLVMILDLDQRIIAVNSATEKATGKTEKELVGHYCFEVFHCSPYPPAVCPHQKILKSMSPKTEDMVMEALNGQYLVTETPIFDHQGHIVRTVCIAKDITERKTIEKNYKESSEILDKIFLVPHFMVVLLDNNFNFIRVNRAYAETSNHAPDFFVGKNHFALYPHQENEAIFRQVVATGEPFTVFAKPFEYPEQPERGITYWDWSLYPIKDASGDVDGLLFTLIEVTERKRSEVIRQAEEGKYRRLVENIGSEYFLYSHDTGGVLTYVSPSITDILGYSQQEFLTSFDQYMTDNPKNKPDVRHTELSSIKEIKQRHYEVEIYHRNGSVHTLEVIEEPVFDNKGKVVSVEGIAHDVSEQRRVAAELLAKEMQWANAMDFIDDAIYLVDLDDKVKVANKAFCRLVGLTPEQVIGHDIAQIIHPQGEAVPCSVCLARQERRDAVIAMDTDNPSNPSGHPIQVMVNIIRDQEGAPNSVLMGIRDMSPWAEIQKQGQIFNQIHEAVITTDTHGTITSWNAGAEKLTGFMADEQLGSPIARLFEKGELPVANTSAPEMESLLKSNSGVDIPVLISASRLQSVLGETSGKIYCLMDLTENKKVEEKFRQSQKMESIGTLAGGIAHDFNNILNAIIGYTDLAMMRDKDQTVGLHDDLRQVRLAGERATDLVRQILTFSRKKQKEKTPIQISLVIKEALKLLRASLPSTIEIRQEINSQGVILADSTEMHQLIMNLCTNAFHAMMDRGGVLDVSLKEMVIAHQIFDSDTELPPGNYVVLSVRDTGCGMDKDTMLKIFDPYFTTKTPERGTGLGLAVVHGIVKGHHGKITVSSELGHGAIFTVYLPLIVEDETLTVIEEVPPRSRKHERVMVVDDESAIRDLNSYFLDQAGYRVESFANGFEAWNAFALSPGEWDLLITDQTMPEMTGEQLIAKVQAIRPDLPIILCSGYSPITGSTQIPKTKLTTFLEKPVTRNKLLSQVAKALMEKS, from the coding sequence ATGAAAATGGAACAATTTGTTGATTGGGAACGTGTTATTCAGTCGATCAGTGACTTGGTGATGATCCTTGATTTGGATCAACGGATTATTGCTGTTAACTCTGCTACCGAAAAGGCTACAGGAAAAACTGAAAAAGAACTTGTCGGTCATTATTGTTTTGAAGTGTTTCATTGCTCTCCTTACCCGCCCGCAGTTTGCCCGCATCAAAAAATACTCAAATCAATGTCTCCTAAAACCGAGGATATGGTGATGGAGGCCTTGAACGGTCAGTATTTAGTCACAGAGACCCCGATATTTGATCACCAAGGACACATTGTCAGAACAGTGTGTATTGCCAAGGACATTACGGAACGTAAGACAATAGAAAAAAATTATAAAGAATCCAGTGAAATCCTTGATAAAATATTTTTAGTTCCCCATTTCATGGTCGTCCTGCTGGACAATAATTTTAATTTTATCCGTGTGAACCGCGCCTATGCCGAGACATCCAACCATGCACCGGATTTTTTTGTCGGCAAGAATCACTTTGCTCTCTATCCCCATCAAGAAAATGAGGCTATTTTTCGTCAGGTTGTGGCCACAGGTGAGCCTTTTACTGTCTTTGCCAAACCATTCGAGTATCCAGAGCAACCAGAACGAGGCATTACCTATTGGGACTGGTCCCTCTATCCGATAAAAGATGCGTCCGGCGATGTGGATGGACTTCTCTTCACCCTTATTGAGGTTACGGAAAGAAAACGGTCAGAAGTAATTCGGCAGGCAGAAGAGGGGAAATATAGACGTCTGGTTGAAAATATTGGCAGTGAGTATTTCCTCTACTCCCATGACACCGGCGGTGTACTCACTTATGTCAGTCCGTCAATTACGGATATTCTCGGCTATAGCCAACAGGAATTTCTAACCAGTTTTGACCAGTATATGACTGACAATCCAAAGAATAAGCCAGACGTTCGGCATACAGAACTTAGCAGTATAAAAGAGATCAAACAACGTCACTATGAGGTTGAAATATATCACCGCAACGGTTCGGTCCATACCCTTGAAGTGATCGAAGAACCAGTATTTGATAACAAGGGGAAGGTTGTTTCAGTGGAAGGTATTGCTCATGATGTTTCCGAGCAGAGAAGAGTCGCTGCAGAACTCCTGGCCAAGGAAATGCAGTGGGCAAATGCTATGGACTTCATTGATGATGCGATCTATCTGGTTGATCTTGATGACAAGGTGAAAGTGGCAAATAAGGCTTTTTGTCGACTTGTTGGCTTAACACCTGAACAGGTTATTGGTCATGATATAGCCCAAATCATTCACCCTCAGGGAGAAGCCGTCCCCTGTTCGGTGTGTTTGGCTCGACAAGAAAGACGGGATGCCGTCATCGCTATGGATACCGATAATCCATCCAATCCAAGCGGACATCCTATTCAGGTTATGGTCAATATTATTCGGGACCAAGAAGGGGCGCCAAACAGTGTCTTAATGGGAATTCGTGACATGTCACCCTGGGCGGAGATTCAGAAACAGGGTCAAATTTTCAATCAAATTCATGAGGCGGTCATTACTACGGATACTCACGGCACGATTACCAGCTGGAATGCGGGGGCTGAGAAACTCACAGGCTTTATGGCGGACGAACAGCTTGGCAGCCCAATTGCTCGCTTGTTTGAAAAGGGTGAGTTGCCGGTAGCGAATACCTCTGCCCCGGAAATGGAATCGCTCCTGAAATCAAATTCAGGGGTAGATATTCCTGTTCTTATCTCTGCATCAAGACTTCAAAGCGTTTTAGGTGAAACGAGCGGTAAAATTTATTGCCTGATGGATTTGACCGAGAATAAGAAAGTCGAGGAAAAATTCCGCCAATCGCAAAAAATGGAGTCCATCGGTACTCTTGCTGGTGGCATTGCTCATGATTTCAATAATATTCTCAATGCTATCATCGGCTACACTGATCTTGCCATGATGCGAGATAAAGACCAAACTGTGGGATTACATGATGATCTGCGTCAGGTTCGCCTGGCGGGGGAACGGGCCACGGACCTGGTCCGTCAGATCCTGACCTTCAGTCGTAAAAAGCAAAAGGAAAAAACACCAATTCAGATATCCTTGGTTATCAAGGAGGCCTTAAAACTGTTACGGGCTTCCCTTCCCTCCACCATTGAGATTCGGCAAGAAATCAATTCCCAGGGAGTGATATTGGCAGATTCCACCGAGATGCATCAATTGATCATGAACCTTTGCACCAATGCCTTTCATGCCATGATGGATCGGGGTGGTGTTCTCGATGTTTCCCTGAAGGAAATGGTTATTGCCCATCAAATATTTGACAGTGACACCGAGTTGCCCCCAGGAAACTATGTAGTCTTATCGGTTCGCGACACCGGGTGCGGTATGGATAAGGATACCATGCTCAAGATCTTTGATCCCTATTTCACCACTAAAACTCCAGAGAGAGGCACTGGATTGGGCTTAGCTGTCGTTCATGGGATTGTTAAAGGCCATCATGGCAAGATCACGGTCTCCAGTGAACTAGGGCACGGCGCCATCTTTACGGTGTATCTTCCCTTGATAGTAGAGGACGAAACTTTGACAGTTATTGAAGAAGTCCCTCCTCGCTCAAGGAAGCATGAACGGGTCATGGTGGTGGACGACGAGAGCGCTATCCGCGACCTGAACAGCTATTTCTTGGATCAAGCCGGGTACCGGGTCGAGTCCTTTGCCAATGGCTTTGAGGCATGGAATGCTTTTGCTCTGAGTCCTGGAGAATGGGATCTCCTGATTACTGATCAGACCATGCCCGAGATGACCGGCGAGCAACTTATAGCTAAAGTGCAGGCGATCCGACCTGATCTGCCCATTATTCTTTGTTCCGGCTACAGTCCGATAACAGGGAGTACTCAGATCCCAAAGACTAAATTAACCACCTTTCTGGAAAAACCGGTTACCAGGAATAAGCTGCTCAGTCAAGTCGCCAAGGCTTTGATGGAAAAGTCATAG
- a CDS encoding PAS domain S-box protein, whose product MENMARLMKTFSSNQPYDFDHAVIFNSMAEGIYVHDQEMTITYLNPAAADISGWKIEEALGRKCYQVFGDKDNVCQALCPFQRALATGQSVVSVMRRIQCLNGGFKDVQVMISPYLKNNIPVGAIVLIRDVSENAKTLAAYQQEIAERKQIENALSRRNDILSAISALQNEFLLEEDSSAFFGKLINFFLDLTASRYGFIAEIGYSPEEDLFLECLAFTGLPSETHIGDSPHRRGGSGLRLTSLDNVLGDVVRSGKIVIANDPQRDLRGGKLPPGHPALASFLGLPLYAGKDLVGMIGLANRPQGYDQTLVDEIKPVVGAAANLAKAYCAERDRRERNQLISVMADTIDDVFWVIDWQTKQTRFASKSFETIWGQPRALLYQQPNTWASAIHPDDRLRVVAAMARMEDGFIFDEQYRILRPDGDTRWIREHAVLIRTDMEPVQAAGVAQDITKWRLMELDNAKLRQRLEFILGITNTRLTIIDENFVLRYVDPASVQKHGPYEGRPCFDYVKCQDFPCDDGGVTCCLKTKIPMVRESVIPQENYRPVQISTIPFIDEAGEQLFAQVTVDISQLKRAEQALRDSERLYRELVETTSAIPWELDIETRRFTYVGPQATDILGYPPEEWTDFTFCSSLVVPEDREVAVALCLEATTRGEDHRLDYRMQTREGRVVWIHNMVSVIKEDGRPRWLRGFFFDITPLKEAELALGRHANTQELHNRLLELSFSTLTLTETLSQCLALITTIPWLHVQPKGVIFLKDPKQDVLVLKAQVGLPDDVISACGRVEFAACLCGQAAQTETVIWVNEIDGRHTIRYAGMKPHGHFCVPFFSSQHKLLGVFTLYIEPQADRDKSLEDTLIMLAKVLALIIERKLIEEEIVKARDEWASTFDAVSDMIMIIDSDYRVIKVNRAMADRLGGAPDTFQGEFCYRLLHNTESELASCPHAQTLNDGQSHTCEIREEWLDCDFSCSVAPIEISDGRVTRTVHVLNDISERIAHERQLRQHADTQAELLREVNHRVKNNLTAILSIIHKEEDRATSENRDYDISRLSEIESRIEGLLIVHSMLSASMWQPLFLNALCREVAQRTIQVVSGNAEQITLLISPSIVRVTSDQAHYLALVINELTTNTIKYAIQGQSCCQIGITITQDGDRIGLTYQDDGPGFPEVVLSGNLHAIGIGLDLVTGIVNKSLRGELTFSNESGGVVRITFGEKTESSIQAGGE is encoded by the coding sequence ATGGAGAACATGGCCAGACTCATGAAGACTTTCTCATCTAACCAGCCATACGATTTTGATCACGCGGTGATATTTAATTCCATGGCCGAGGGTATCTATGTTCATGACCAGGAAATGACCATCACCTATCTCAATCCTGCGGCAGCAGATATCTCAGGTTGGAAGATTGAGGAGGCTCTGGGTAGAAAATGCTATCAGGTCTTTGGGGATAAGGATAACGTCTGCCAAGCGCTTTGCCCTTTCCAGCGAGCCTTGGCCACGGGCCAATCCGTGGTGAGTGTGATGCGGAGGATTCAGTGTCTTAATGGTGGATTCAAGGATGTCCAGGTGATGATCTCTCCGTACCTGAAAAATAACATACCCGTCGGTGCGATTGTCCTGATCCGTGATGTCTCGGAAAACGCCAAAACACTTGCCGCCTACCAACAGGAGATTGCAGAGCGGAAACAGATTGAAAATGCCTTGTCCCGCCGCAACGACATCCTCTCAGCTATCAGCGCCCTGCAGAATGAGTTTTTACTGGAGGAAGATTCCAGCGCTTTTTTCGGCAAACTGATCAACTTCTTTCTCGACTTGACCGCCAGTCGTTATGGCTTCATCGCTGAAATCGGATATTCACCGGAAGAGGATCTTTTCCTCGAATGCCTCGCCTTTACCGGTCTGCCCAGTGAAACTCATATCGGCGATTCTCCTCATAGGAGGGGGGGCTCAGGGTTGCGGTTGACCTCGCTCGACAATGTATTGGGAGACGTGGTTCGTTCCGGGAAAATCGTCATTGCCAATGACCCGCAACGCGACCTTCGAGGTGGAAAACTACCACCAGGACATCCGGCGCTGGCATCTTTTCTTGGCCTCCCCCTATATGCCGGTAAGGATCTGGTGGGCATGATCGGCCTGGCAAACCGGCCTCAAGGGTATGACCAAACCTTGGTCGATGAGATCAAGCCGGTGGTCGGGGCAGCAGCTAACCTGGCCAAGGCTTATTGCGCCGAACGCGATCGTCGCGAACGGAATCAGTTGATCAGCGTTATGGCTGACACCATTGATGATGTCTTCTGGGTCATAGACTGGCAGACCAAACAGACCCGTTTTGCCAGTAAATCGTTCGAAACAATATGGGGTCAGCCACGGGCCCTCTTGTATCAGCAGCCAAATACCTGGGCCTCTGCCATTCACCCCGATGACCGGCTCCGGGTTGTGGCCGCCATGGCACGTATGGAGGATGGTTTTATCTTTGACGAGCAATACCGGATACTCCGGCCCGATGGTGATACTCGCTGGATTCGCGAACATGCGGTTCTCATCAGGACTGACATGGAACCGGTGCAAGCAGCAGGGGTTGCCCAGGACATCACCAAATGGCGATTGATGGAGTTGGATAATGCCAAACTCCGGCAGCGACTGGAATTTATCCTCGGCATCACCAATACCCGTCTTACTATTATCGATGAGAACTTTGTTCTTCGGTATGTTGATCCGGCTTCGGTCCAAAAGCATGGTCCCTATGAAGGACGACCCTGTTTCGATTACGTTAAATGTCAGGATTTTCCTTGTGATGATGGCGGTGTGACCTGTTGCCTGAAAACGAAAATTCCAATGGTCAGGGAGTCAGTGATCCCCCAGGAAAATTATCGTCCTGTCCAGATATCGACTATTCCCTTTATCGATGAAGCTGGTGAACAACTTTTTGCCCAGGTTACGGTGGATATTTCTCAACTGAAGCGGGCGGAACAGGCGCTGCGGGATAGCGAACGACTTTACCGGGAACTGGTGGAAACTACATCCGCCATCCCCTGGGAACTTGACATTGAAACTCGTCGATTCACCTATGTCGGTCCCCAGGCGACTGACATATTGGGGTATCCACCCGAGGAGTGGACCGATTTTACCTTTTGCTCCAGCCTGGTTGTTCCCGAAGACCGCGAGGTAGCCGTTGCCTTATGCCTTGAGGCCACAACCCGCGGGGAAGATCATCGTCTTGACTACCGGATGCAGACTCGCGAGGGCAGAGTTGTGTGGATTCACAACATGGTGTCAGTGATCAAGGAAGATGGACGACCTCGCTGGCTGCGCGGGTTTTTTTTCGACATCACTCCCCTGAAAGAAGCCGAGCTTGCTTTAGGCCGCCACGCCAACACCCAAGAGTTGCATAACCGCCTGCTAGAACTTTCGTTCTCCACTCTGACGCTGACAGAGACCTTGAGCCAATGCCTTGCGTTGATCACGACCATTCCCTGGCTCCATGTTCAACCCAAAGGGGTGATCTTTCTGAAAGATCCGAAACAGGACGTTCTGGTCCTGAAGGCGCAGGTCGGCTTGCCAGATGATGTCATAAGCGCCTGCGGCCGGGTTGAATTCGCGGCATGTCTTTGTGGTCAGGCAGCCCAAACCGAGACCGTGATATGGGTAAATGAAATTGATGGTCGGCACACCATCCGGTATGCCGGGATGAAGCCTCATGGTCACTTCTGTGTGCCATTTTTTTCCTCACAGCACAAACTGCTTGGCGTCTTTACCCTCTATATCGAGCCGCAGGCTGATCGCGACAAGAGTTTAGAGGACACCTTGATCATGCTGGCCAAGGTGCTGGCCCTGATCATCGAGCGCAAGCTGATTGAGGAGGAGATTGTCAAAGCCAGGGACGAGTGGGCCAGTACCTTTGACGCGGTCAGCGATATGATTATGATCATCGACAGCGATTATCGGGTGATCAAGGTCAATCGAGCCATGGCCGACCGGTTGGGCGGCGCGCCTGACACGTTTCAAGGAGAGTTCTGTTATCGACTGCTCCACAATACCGAAAGCGAGCTTGCGAGCTGTCCCCACGCCCAGACCCTCAACGACGGCCAGTCCCATACCTGCGAGATTCGTGAGGAGTGGCTTGATTGTGATTTCAGCTGCAGCGTTGCCCCTATTGAGATATCAGACGGCAGAGTAACCAGAACAGTCCATGTGCTTAATGATATCTCGGAGCGGATCGCTCACGAACGACAACTACGCCAACACGCCGATACTCAGGCAGAACTTCTGCGAGAGGTTAACCATCGGGTCAAGAATAATTTGACTGCGATTCTCAGCATCATCCATAAGGAAGAAGATCGAGCCACTTCAGAAAATCGAGATTACGACATCTCCCGTCTCTCCGAAATTGAGAGTCGGATCGAAGGATTGCTAATCGTGCATAGCATGCTTTCAGCTTCCATGTGGCAGCCGCTTTTCTTGAATGCCCTCTGTCGGGAAGTGGCTCAGCGAACAATTCAGGTTGTGAGCGGCAATGCCGAGCAGATCACCCTCCTCATTTCTCCTTCGATCGTCAGGGTGACCAGTGATCAAGCCCATTATCTGGCCCTGGTCATTAACGAATTGACGACTAACACCATTAAATATGCGATCCAGGGCCAGTCATGCTGTCAGATTGGGATAACGATCACCCAGGATGGCGACCGGATCGGGCTGACATACCAGGACGACGGCCCTGGCTTTCCAGAGGTGGTCCTCTCCGGAAATTTACACGCCATTGGCATCGGTCTCGATCTGGTAACAGGCATCGTTAACAAGAGCTTACGAGGTGAGCTTACATTCAGCAACGAATCAGGCGGGGTAGTCCGTATCACCTTTGGTGAAAAAACTGAATCATCAATTCAAGCAGGCGGAGAGTGA